The genomic interval CCTTCACGGTCTGCCATGCGGTAGGCGTGGCAAGTTTGATGAGAGCGGAGTAGGCGGTTTGGCGCAGCTTGCTCGGGGCCGAGCGATCCTTCATCACGGCAGTGAGCAGCGATTCCCCGCCGTCTATGCGGCGCGAGCCAAGCTGGTAGATGAACCTGGTGCGGGCGTCGAGGCTGGTGTCGGTCAGGTACGCGGCGGCGAGGTCCGACGGGATCGGCTGCAAGGGACGGGGGTCGGGGGACACGAGTGACCGGACGAAGTCGCGGGCGTCCTCGGTCATCTCCTGCGTTATCTCGTGCTTGGCCGGATAGCGGAGCAGTTCGGCCGGCATGCCGCGGTTGCGAAGGGTGTCAATAGATGCCTCGTCCGCCTTGAACTCGATGACATCGTCATAGGCGCCGTGCAGGGCGCGGAGCGGCAGGCGGCGGCAGAGCGTATCGAACTGGTGGAGTGAGTCGAACTTGAGGTCGAGCAGGCCGCCGGCCGGTATCAGGCCGCGGAAGAGCCCGGGGTAGCGGACGCCGATTTCGTAGGTGAGCATGCCGCCCTGCGAGAAGCCGTAGAGGAAAACGGCGCTGGTGTCTACGCGGTACCTCGCCTTGACTCGTTCAATACAGGAGAGTATCCAATTGATGCTCTGTTCTTTGGTCGACTGTTGGGATATGCCTGATGCCGAGTCGGCCCAGAGCCACCAGGTCCAGCCGATCTTGCCTTCGTTCTCGAACGGAAACGGGCTTTCGGGATACAAGCCGATTGCGCCTTCGGGGCAGAGCTGGGTGTTCGTGCCGACGTAGGCTCCCATATGGTCGCCGTAGCCGTGGATGGCGACGATGAGCGGGTAGGTTCCCGTCGAGTCGTAGTTGTCGGGCAGTTCGACTGTGTAGCCGAGGGCGGTCGTGTACGGAGCCGACTCGACGAGCACTGAGGCCGGGGCGACGGCGAGACAGGCGATTAACAGCAGGACTGACTTCTTCAATGCACCTCCTGTCAGGTTGCGGTCATACAGTCCGGGTCCGGATTGGGTACAGCCACCGTTTTCGTAGGACGAAAGCGGTGGCAGTCCCTGAGATCACTTGAGCAGGAAACGGGCGTCAAGGACGAGAGCGCCTTTGCCTTCCTCGTACACGAGCAGCGGGTTGATGTCGAGCTCGCTGATTTCCTTGAAGTCGGTAACGAGCTGTGACAGGCGCTGCAGACATTCCTTTATCTTCACGACGTCGCGCGGGGCCTCGCCGCGATAGCCTTGCAGTATCTTCACCGCCTTGATGCCGTTGACCATCGAGTCGGTGGAGATATCGTTCAAGGGCGCGACCCGGAATGTCACGTCCTTCAGGACTTCCACGAGGATGCCGCCGAGACCGAACATCAGTATCGGGCCGAAGTGCGGGTCGCGGTTCATACCGAGAATCGTCTCGGTCCCCTTGGGCGCCATCTTCTGTACCAGCACGCCCCAGATGTCGGCGTCGGGCTTCTTGGCCATCACGCCGGCGAGCAGGCTGGCGTGTTCCTCTCTTAGCCTGGTTTCGTTGGCGATGTTGACCCGGACGCCGCCGAACTCTGTCTTGTGCAGGACGTCGGGGGAGACGATCTTCAGGACGACCGGGTAGCCGATGTCCTTGGCCGTGGCCAATGCTTCATCGAGGGTCTTGGTCAGCTTCGATGCCGGAACAGGCAGGCCGTAGGCGCGGAGGATTTCGTGGCCCTCGGGTTCAGACACGAACAGGGTGGGTCGGGAACGGACGTGCTTCAGGACTTCCCTCACGACCTCCGGCTTGACGTCGGCGAAGTCGCGGACTTCGCCCTGGGGGCGTTTGCTCCATTGGGCGAAGTCGGCCATCGTGGCCATGGCACGGGCTGCGTTCTCCGGGAATTGGTAGTGCGGTATCTTGTCGCGCAGAAGTTGACGGCGCACGGCCTGGGTGTTGGTCAGGGTCTGGACGCAGGCGAGGATGGGCTTGTCGGATTTCTGGCCGACGTCGGCGATGATGCCTGCGACGACAGCGGAGTCGGCCATCAGGGTCGGAGTCCAGATGGGGATGAGGCCGTCAACGTTCTCGTCCGCGACAAGGAGTTCCAGCGCGGCCCGGTACCGTTTCTCGTCCGAGTCTCCGATAACGTCTACCGGGTTGGCGGTTGCGGCCGTCACCGGCAGGTTTTCCCTGAGTCTGTCGCGGGTGTGCTGCGTGAGTTGAGCAAGCTCAAGGCCGTTTCTAACGCAGGCGTCGGTGGCCATTATCCCGACTCCGCCCGCGTTGGTGAGTATCGCGACGCGGCGGCCTTTGGGTGTGGGCTGGTAGGCAAGCGCCACGGCCTTGGCAAAGAGTTCATTGAGGGTGTCAACTCGGAGGATGCGGGACTGGGCAAAGAAGGCGTCGTAGGCAGCGTCCGACCCGGCCAGCGCACCGGTGTGAGACGAGGCAGCTCTTGCGCCTTCGGTCGTGCGGCCGGCCTTGATGGCGAGTATGGGCTTGGGTCGTTCCGGGCGGGACGTGGTCTCACGGGCCAGGCGCATGAACTCGGCCGGGTTTGACAGGTCTTCGAGGTAGAGCATTATCACGTCGGTCTCAGGGTCGTCGCGCAGGTAGGCGAGCAGGTCGCACTCGTTGATGTCGGCCTTGTTGCCGATGGAGGCGAACTTGGAGAGCCCGACTTCCTCGGCGATGGCGTATTCGAGCCCGTTCACGCCGATTGCGCCGGACTGGGAGACGAGCGCGATGTTGCCGAAAGCCGGCATAGAGGGGCCGAAGGTGGCGTTCAGACGGATGCCGGGCGAGCCGGAGATGATGCCGAAGCAGTTGGGTCCGATGAGCCGGATGCCACAGGAGCGGGCGCGTTCTCGCACCGCGGCCTCGAGTTCGGCGCCGGCGGGCCCCATTTCCTTGAATCCGGCGGAGATTATGATCGCGCCTTTGATTCCCTTCGTGCCGCACTCGTCGAGGGTGGTGGGCACGGACGCGGCAGGGACAATCAGGACCGCGAGGTCAACTTCGTCCGGAACGCCGAGTACAGACTCGTAGGCCTTGACTCCGAGCACACTGCGTTGCCTCTTGTTTACCGGGAACACGACGCCGGTATAGCCGCCGAAGAGGACGTTGGCAAACAAGACGCGACCGACGGAGCCGTCGCGATTGGATGCGCCGACCACTGCGACCGAGCGGGGCTTGAAGATGAAGTCCAGGGAACTGACGATTGACGATTGGCGATTGACGACGGGTGGAGAGTCTCTCATCATGCACCTCCTGACGTTTGGCCGGGGCTGCGCGACAGGGGCTTCAGCACCGGCCTTCCATCTTCCTCTTCGATGACACCGCAGGCGTACTCCGGGTCGTGTTCGAGGAACGACAGCCACTTACCGGCGATGGCCTGCTGTACGAGCTTCTCCTTCTGCTCCATTGTCTCGAGCGGAGACAAATCATACCCCATAATGTAAGGTGTGGCAATATGTGAACGGGTGGGAATCAGGTCGCCCCAGAAGACGGCGGTCCGGCCTCGGAAGGGGTTCTGGGGTCCTGGGATTCCGGGGTTCAGGGGTTCAGCGTCCCCAATTCTGGATTCTGGTTTCTGACTTCTGACTTCTGAATTGTCCTTGATCAGGACGATCTGGTGTCCGGGCGTGTGGCCGCCGGTTGGCACAAGCCTGAGACCGGGCACGAGCTCGACATCACCGTCAAGCAGTTGGAGAAGGCCGGCCTCGTGCACCGGCAGGTAGTCTGCGGGAACATAGGACGCGCGGGAACGGCGGTTCGGAGTCAGCGCGGCCTCCCACTCCCGCTGCTGAACGTAATGGCGGGCATTCGGGAAGCGGGGAACCAGCTTGCCGTGCTCGTTGAGCCTGGTGGTGGCTCCGGCGTGGTCGAAGTGAAGGTGGGTGAGCACAACCTTGGTGATGTCCTCGGGTTTGAACCCGGCACGGGCCAGCGATGATTCGACAGTACTCGATCTCTCTATGCTGTAGATGCTACGAGCCTTCTCGTCCCACTTGTCGCCGATACCGGTGTCGATGAGGATGCGCTCAGCCGCCGCGACTACGAGCAGCGGACGCGAGGCGAGCCTGATTCGGTTGCGGGAATCGGCCGGATTTGTTCGTTCCCAGACGGGTTTGGGCACGACGCCAAACATCGCCCCGCCGTCGAGTCCGAAGAACCCGTCGAGAAAGCTGTGTAGCTCAAACTCGCCTAGCCGCATCGGCACAGATTGTAGATGTCAGGGCTGCTCGGTCAAGCCGCAGCCGAACCGGATACTGTAATGAACCGTCCGGGTTGCCCCGGGCGGTTATGCGTCTAGTCCACGGTGCTATTCAATCCACTCTACATCAGTCAGGCCGAGGTCTTCCTTTGTCACGGGGCCGAGTACGACCATCCAGTACTGACCCGGGTGGATGTATTCGCGGGCCGTCTTGTTGACATCATCGAGCGTGACGGCGCGCACTTTGTCCGGGAACTTCTCCAGCCAGTCCATGCCGTAGCCGTACAACTCCATGGTGCGCACCTGGCCGAGCTTGCCGCCAGTGGAAGCGTAGGTCAGCGGGAAGGAGCCGGTGAAATAGTTGTGGGCTTTCTCAAGCTCTTTCCTGGTTGCGCCCGAGTCGTACATCAGCTTGATGTCGCGAAGCATCAGCCCGATTGCTTCAGCGGGTCCGGCGGTCTGGACCGTGGCGTGAAACCCGCCCTGCAGCCGATTGCGATCAAACCAGCAGCGTACGTCATAGGCAAGTCCGCCCTTTTCGCGCACGCTGATTCCGAGCCGAGACGACATCGCCCCGCCGCCGAGGACGTAGGACATGAGGCGCGTGGCGAGCATCTTTTTGTCATCGGCTTGGATGCCCGGGTGGCCGAACTCGACGTACGTCTGGTTCATGTCGGACCGGGTGATGACCTTGGCGCGGATGCGGTCGGGCATTGTGAGCGGAGCCACGGTGAGCGTGGGGACGGGCGCGGGCGTCCACGCGCCGAGTCGCCTCTCCATTTCCGCCACGAATTCCTTGCGGCTGATGTCTCCCGCCGCGACGACGAAACAGTTGTTGGGGCGGAAGTGGGTGTTGTGGAAGGCGACCAGGTCTTCGCGCTTGATCAGCGGCAGCGAAAGCGTGTCGCCGCCAGACAGCCGACCGTAGGGGTGGTCTCCGTAGAGCAGTTTCATGAACTCGTAGCTCACCTCGGAGCCGGGGTCGTCAAAGAGGCCCCGCGCGTCCGTGATCATCCGGCTGCGCGCAAGCTCCATTTCTTTGACGGCAAACGCCGGGTGTAGCACCGCGTCGGCCATCAGATCCAGCGCAGTCCCCATGTCCTTGGTCAG from candidate division WOR-3 bacterium carries:
- a CDS encoding acetate--CoA ligase family protein, whose translation is MRDSPPVVNRQSSIVSSLDFIFKPRSVAVVGASNRDGSVGRVLFANVLFGGYTGVVFPVNKRQRSVLGVKAYESVLGVPDEVDLAVLIVPAASVPTTLDECGTKGIKGAIIISAGFKEMGPAGAELEAAVRERARSCGIRLIGPNCFGIISGSPGIRLNATFGPSMPAFGNIALVSQSGAIGVNGLEYAIAEEVGLSKFASIGNKADINECDLLAYLRDDPETDVIMLYLEDLSNPAEFMRLARETTSRPERPKPILAIKAGRTTEGARAASSHTGALAGSDAAYDAFFAQSRILRVDTLNELFAKAVALAYQPTPKGRRVAILTNAGGVGIMATDACVRNGLELAQLTQHTRDRLRENLPVTAATANPVDVIGDSDEKRYRAALELLVADENVDGLIPIWTPTLMADSAVVAGIIADVGQKSDKPILACVQTLTNTQAVRRQLLRDKIPHYQFPENAARAMATMADFAQWSKRPQGEVRDFADVKPEVVREVLKHVRSRPTLFVSEPEGHEILRAYGLPVPASKLTKTLDEALATAKDIGYPVVLKIVSPDVLHKTEFGGVRVNIANETRLREEHASLLAGVMAKKPDADIWGVLVQKMAPKGTETILGMNRDPHFGPILMFGLGGILVEVLKDVTFRVAPLNDISTDSMVNGIKAVKILQGYRGEAPRDVVKIKECLQRLSQLVTDFKEISELDINPLLVYEEGKGALVLDARFLLK
- a CDS encoding MBL fold metallo-hydrolase — translated: MRLGEFELHSFLDGFFGLDGGAMFGVVPKPVWERTNPADSRNRIRLASRPLLVVAAAERILIDTGIGDKWDEKARSIYSIERSSTVESSLARAGFKPEDITKVVLTHLHFDHAGATTRLNEHGKLVPRFPNARHYVQQREWEAALTPNRRSRASYVPADYLPVHEAGLLQLLDGDVELVPGLRLVPTGGHTPGHQIVLIKDNSEVRSQKPESRIGDAEPLNPGIPGPQNPFRGRTAVFWGDLIPTRSHIATPYIMGYDLSPLETMEQKEKLVQQAIAGKWLSFLEHDPEYACGVIEEEDGRPVLKPLSRSPGQTSGGA
- a CDS encoding insulinase family protein, which gives rise to MAEARQPHHRHPHFRKGGQVNLRRSSLVILTSAFCLLTSAFGLPLYRDSLPNGLIILTYEEHRLPTASVSLVCRSGAAFDPEEKSGTAAMMSDLLTRGTATMSGDSIKSQVEFLGARFSGHAGDDNCAIEVRVLTKDMGTALDLMADAVLHPAFAVKEMELARSRMITDARGLFDDPGSEVSYEFMKLLYGDHPYGRLSGGDTLSLPLIKREDLVAFHNTHFRPNNCFVVAAGDISRKEFVAEMERRLGAWTPAPVPTLTVAPLTMPDRIRAKVITRSDMNQTYVEFGHPGIQADDKKMLATRLMSYVLGGGAMSSRLGISVREKGGLAYDVRCWFDRNRLQGGFHATVQTAGPAEAIGLMLRDIKLMYDSGATRKELEKAHNYFTGSFPLTYASTGGKLGQVRTMELYGYGMDWLEKFPDKVRAVTLDDVNKTAREYIHPGQYWMVVLGPVTKEDLGLTDVEWIE